In a genomic window of Leifsonia xyli subsp. cynodontis DSM 46306:
- a CDS encoding alpha/beta hydrolase, translating to MRTLSPLKRLTHVLVALVAVFALIVVGFLAWASTPMMGTRSAALEVWRDPAVSVRDAGGSVVLSPASAPSGTGLVFIPGARVDPYAYLFKLSGVVAETGVTVVVAKPTLNLAFFDQRPLSAFTEAAPGMSHWNVGGHSLGGVRACQLAETPGVEGLVLFGSYCANDVSATSLRVLSLGGSNDCLSTPGKIAAAAHLLPPDATFVEIPGMDHAQFGDCAATIGDAEARGALTAALATILSPHRDLLEPGTTTSPDATRFPSTPGV from the coding sequence ATGCGGACACTGTCTCCCCTGAAGCGCCTTACGCACGTCCTCGTCGCCCTCGTGGCCGTCTTCGCGCTCATCGTCGTCGGGTTCCTCGCCTGGGCGTCCACTCCGATGATGGGCACGCGTTCGGCGGCGCTGGAGGTGTGGCGCGACCCGGCGGTGAGCGTCCGGGACGCCGGCGGCTCGGTCGTCCTCAGCCCGGCCAGTGCGCCGTCGGGAACCGGACTCGTGTTCATCCCCGGCGCCCGTGTCGATCCGTACGCCTACCTCTTCAAGCTCTCCGGCGTCGTAGCGGAGACGGGCGTCACGGTGGTCGTCGCCAAGCCGACGCTGAACCTCGCCTTCTTCGACCAGCGCCCCCTCTCCGCTTTCACGGAGGCGGCTCCGGGGATGAGCCACTGGAATGTCGGCGGGCACTCGCTCGGCGGGGTGCGCGCCTGCCAGCTCGCGGAGACGCCGGGGGTGGAGGGACTCGTCCTCTTCGGCAGCTACTGCGCGAACGATGTCTCGGCGACCTCCCTGCGCGTCCTCTCTCTCGGCGGCTCGAATGACTGCCTCAGCACTCCGGGGAAGATCGCCGCCGCCGCGCACCTGCTCCCGCCGGACGCGACCTTTGTGGAGATCCCCGGGATGGATCACGCGCAGTTCGGCGACTGCGCCGCGACGATCGGCGACGCGGAGGCACGCGGCGCGCTCACGGCCGCGCTCGCGACGATCCTCTCGCCACACCGCGATCTCCTCGAGCCGGGAACGACGACCTCGCCGGACGCCACGAGATTTCCCAGCACCCCGGGTGTCTAG
- a CDS encoding GuaB3 family IMP dehydrogenase-related protein — MEIEIGRAKRARRVYAFDDVAVVPSRRTRDPEDVSVSWTIDAYQFSVPFLAAPMDSVVSPATAIAMGRLGGLGVLDLEGLWTRYEDPEPLLAEIRELSAGKATRRMQEIYSAPIRPELVTKRLAEIRAGGVTVAGALSPQRTQELYQTVVEAGVDLFVIRGTTVSAEHVSKNAELLNLKKFIYELDVPVIVGGAATYTAALHLMRTGAAGVLVGFGGGAASTTRSTLGIHAPMATAVADVAGARRDYMDESGGRYVHVIADGGLGSSGDIVKAIACGADAVMLGSTLARATDAPGGGWHWGAEAHHPHLPRGTRVQVGHVAPLEEILYGPAPVAEGTANLVGALRRSMATTGYSDLKEFQRVEVVVAPYQSH, encoded by the coding sequence ATGGAGATCGAGATCGGGCGCGCCAAGCGCGCACGCCGCGTTTACGCCTTCGACGACGTCGCTGTGGTGCCCAGCCGTCGCACCCGTGACCCGGAGGACGTCTCGGTCTCCTGGACGATCGACGCCTACCAGTTCTCCGTGCCCTTCCTGGCCGCCCCGATGGACTCGGTGGTCTCCCCGGCGACGGCGATCGCGATGGGCAGGCTCGGCGGTCTGGGCGTGCTCGACCTCGAGGGCCTCTGGACCCGCTACGAGGACCCGGAGCCGCTGCTCGCCGAGATCCGCGAGCTGTCCGCGGGGAAGGCCACCCGTCGGATGCAGGAGATCTACTCCGCGCCCATCCGGCCCGAGCTGGTGACGAAGCGCCTGGCGGAGATCCGCGCGGGCGGCGTCACCGTCGCGGGCGCGCTCTCGCCGCAGCGCACGCAGGAGCTTTACCAGACGGTCGTCGAGGCCGGCGTCGACCTGTTCGTGATCCGCGGCACCACCGTCTCGGCCGAGCATGTCTCGAAGAACGCCGAGCTGCTGAACTTGAAGAAGTTCATCTACGAACTGGATGTGCCGGTCATCGTCGGCGGGGCCGCCACCTACACGGCGGCGCTGCATCTGATGCGCACCGGAGCGGCCGGTGTGCTCGTCGGCTTCGGCGGCGGCGCGGCCTCCACGACCCGCTCGACCCTCGGCATCCACGCGCCGATGGCCACCGCCGTCGCCGATGTCGCCGGCGCCCGCCGCGACTACATGGACGAGTCGGGCGGCCGCTATGTGCATGTCATCGCCGACGGCGGCCTCGGCAGCTCTGGCGACATCGTCAAGGCGATCGCCTGCGGGGCCGACGCCGTGATGCTCGGCTCGACGCTCGCCCGCGCCACCGATGCGCCCGGCGGCGGCTGGCACTGGGGCGCCGAGGCGCACCACCCGCACCTGCCGCGCGGCACCCGCGTCCAGGTCGGGCATGTCGCCCCGCTCGAGGAGATCCTCTACGGTCCCGCACCGGTGGCCGAGGGGACTGCGAATCTCGTGGGAGCATTGCGCCGCAGCATGGCGACGACGGGATACTCGGATCTGAAGGAGTTCCAGCGCGTCGAAGTGGTCGTCGCGCCCTACCAATCGCACTAG